The following proteins come from a genomic window of Nocardioides albertanoniae:
- a CDS encoding glycoside hydrolase family 2 protein codes for MRATAHDGTHPRPLLCREHWTSLDGTWEFASDPTDRGLAERWFERGEPLPERIEVPFPPESPASGLGRTQFQHVVWYRRGLDVDAIAPDGLDGRRLLVRFGAVDHRAQVWCDGRLVTTHEGGQTPFTADLTDTLAAESDHVIVVRAEDDPVVPDQPRGKQDWRERQHDIWYDRTTGIWQSVWAECVPETYIDDVSWTPDPTTGISGEITLSRAPREQAVVEIGVRLGEELLAEQSTLVKAGVVGVEIPIDALRNAQDRGRLLWSPEHPNLVDIEVRLRDRATGDELDAVSSYTGLRSVGVDHGVFRLNDHPCFVRSVLNQGFRPQTHLAARDTEEMRREVEIIKELGFNSVRIHQKCEDPRWLYWADRLGLMVWGEAANAYAYSPAAVSAFIPEWTEIVRRYRSHPSLVTWVPLNESWGVSDIAASPAQRSYSRALAELTRALDPSRPVLSNEGWEHVDSDILGLHDYSSPEEMGARYVDRDALDDVVLRARTPHGRRPLLSDAQEGGYLAGETPVMVTEFGGVSLAREGDEADSWGYSSVTSEEAYAEAVRAQFDALRASSELSGVCYTQLMDTGLETNGLLYADGMPKLAAETIREIVTGEPSRPDQR; via the coding sequence GTTCGCCTCCGACCCCACCGACCGGGGCCTCGCCGAGCGCTGGTTCGAGCGCGGCGAGCCGCTGCCCGAACGCATCGAGGTGCCGTTCCCGCCGGAGTCGCCGGCCTCCGGCCTCGGACGTACGCAGTTCCAGCACGTCGTCTGGTATCGGCGCGGCCTCGACGTCGACGCCATCGCCCCCGACGGCCTCGACGGGCGCCGCCTCCTGGTGCGCTTCGGCGCCGTCGACCACCGCGCCCAGGTCTGGTGCGACGGCCGGCTCGTCACCACCCACGAGGGCGGCCAGACACCCTTCACCGCCGACCTGACCGACACCCTCGCCGCAGAGAGCGACCACGTCATCGTCGTGCGCGCCGAGGACGACCCCGTGGTGCCCGACCAGCCGCGCGGCAAGCAGGACTGGCGCGAGCGCCAGCACGACATCTGGTATGACCGCACCACCGGGATCTGGCAGTCGGTCTGGGCCGAGTGCGTGCCCGAGACCTACATCGACGACGTCTCCTGGACCCCCGACCCGACCACGGGCATCAGCGGAGAGATCACCCTCTCGCGAGCGCCGCGGGAGCAGGCGGTCGTCGAGATCGGCGTGCGGCTCGGCGAGGAGCTGCTCGCCGAGCAGTCGACGCTGGTCAAGGCCGGCGTGGTCGGTGTCGAGATCCCCATCGACGCCCTGCGCAACGCCCAGGACCGCGGCCGGCTGCTGTGGTCACCCGAACACCCGAACCTGGTCGACATCGAGGTGCGCCTGCGTGACCGCGCCACCGGCGACGAGCTCGACGCGGTCTCGAGCTACACCGGCCTGCGCAGCGTCGGGGTCGACCACGGCGTCTTCCGGCTCAACGACCACCCCTGCTTCGTGCGGTCCGTGCTCAACCAGGGCTTCCGGCCGCAGACCCACCTCGCCGCCCGCGACACCGAGGAGATGCGCCGCGAGGTCGAGATCATCAAGGAGCTCGGGTTCAACAGCGTACGGATCCATCAGAAGTGCGAGGACCCGCGCTGGCTCTACTGGGCCGACCGGCTCGGGCTGATGGTGTGGGGCGAGGCGGCCAACGCCTACGCCTACTCCCCCGCCGCGGTCTCCGCGTTCATCCCGGAGTGGACCGAGATCGTGCGCCGCTACCGCTCGCACCCCAGCCTGGTCACCTGGGTGCCGCTCAACGAGAGCTGGGGCGTGAGCGACATCGCCGCGAGCCCGGCGCAGCGCAGCTACAGCCGAGCGCTCGCCGAGCTCACCCGGGCGCTCGACCCGAGCCGGCCGGTGCTCTCCAACGAGGGCTGGGAGCACGTGGACAGCGACATCCTCGGCCTCCACGACTACAGCTCTCCCGAGGAGATGGGAGCGCGCTACGTCGACCGGGACGCCCTCGACGACGTCGTGCTCCGCGCCCGCACGCCCCACGGCCGACGCCCGTTGCTCAGCGATGCCCAGGAAGGGGGCTATCTCGCCGGTGAGACCCCGGTGATGGTCACCGAGTTCGGTGGGGTCTCGCTGGCGCGCGAAGGCGACGAAGCCGACTCGTGGGGCTACTCCAGCGTGACCTCCGAGGAGGCGTACGCCGAGGCGGTGCGGGCCCAGTTCGACGCGCTGCGGGCGAGCTCGGAGCTGTCCGGAGTGTGCTACACACAGCTCATGGACACCGGGTTGGAGACCAACGGCCTGCTCTACGCCGACGGCATGCCGAAGCTTGCCGCGGAGACGATCCGCGAGATCGTGACCGGCGAGCCGAGCAGGCCGGACCAGCGGTGA
- a CDS encoding ABC transporter substrate-binding protein: protein MTINLRTRFVAAGAVLALAGTLGACGKSEEAPSAASGGGKAAAQEVADRNGGDCTPDAYGAKEMDLSGATVGFSQSEKEANPFRIAETESMKAEAKKRGITLETTNANSQLPKQIADIKTLLTKGVDVLIVAPLNSSGLEPALDAAAKKGVPVITVDRKLETGFCKNWVSFIGSDFVEQGHRAAKILAESTGGKGKVAILLGASGNNVTTDRTKGFVDEIEASSPDLEIVAQQTGEFARDKGQQVTEQLLQSNPDLTAIYAENDEMALGALTAIQDAGKEPGKDVQVVSVDGTRNAVQEIVNGRMNGVVESNPRFGPLAFQAAEDFLSGKTLKENIVISDSQYDESNAKADVGSAY from the coding sequence ATGACGATCAATCTCCGGACCAGGTTCGTGGCGGCCGGCGCGGTGCTCGCGCTCGCCGGCACCCTCGGTGCGTGCGGGAAGAGCGAGGAAGCCCCGAGCGCGGCCTCCGGCGGGGGCAAGGCCGCGGCCCAGGAGGTGGCCGATCGGAACGGCGGCGACTGCACTCCTGACGCCTATGGCGCGAAGGAGATGGACCTCAGCGGCGCGACCGTCGGGTTCTCCCAGTCGGAGAAGGAGGCCAACCCGTTCCGCATCGCCGAGACCGAGTCGATGAAGGCGGAGGCTAAGAAGCGCGGGATCACGCTCGAGACCACCAATGCCAACTCCCAGCTGCCCAAGCAGATCGCCGACATCAAGACCTTGCTCACCAAGGGCGTCGACGTGCTGATCGTGGCCCCGCTGAACTCCTCCGGCCTCGAGCCGGCCCTCGACGCGGCCGCCAAGAAGGGCGTGCCGGTGATCACCGTCGACCGCAAGCTCGAGACCGGCTTCTGCAAGAACTGGGTCTCCTTCATCGGCTCCGACTTCGTCGAGCAGGGTCACCGCGCCGCGAAGATCCTCGCCGAGTCCACCGGCGGCAAGGGCAAGGTCGCGATCCTGCTCGGCGCCTCCGGCAACAACGTGACCACCGACCGCACCAAGGGGTTCGTCGACGAGATCGAGGCGAGCTCTCCCGACCTGGAGATCGTCGCCCAGCAGACCGGCGAGTTCGCCCGCGACAAGGGCCAGCAGGTCACCGAGCAGCTGCTCCAGTCCAATCCCGACCTCACCGCGATCTACGCCGAGAACGACGAGATGGCGCTCGGCGCGCTGACCGCCATCCAGGACGCGGGCAAGGAGCCCGGCAAGGACGTCCAGGTCGTCTCGGTCGACGGCACCCGCAACGCGGTGCAGGAGATCGTCAACGGCCGGATGAACGGCGTCGTCGAGTCCAACCCGCGCTTCGGCCCGCTCGCCTTCCAGGCCGCCGAGGACTTCCTGTCGGGCAAGACGCTGAAGGAGAACATCGTGATCAGCGACAGCCAGTACGACGAGTCAAACGCCAAGGCCGACGTCGGCTCCGCCTACTGA
- a CDS encoding LacI family DNA-binding transcriptional regulator: MNDRTPAKAVTLRDVAAHAGVSPRTVSNVVNGFAHVSPAMRTKVQASIEALRYRPNLLARSLRQGRTGHILLLVPDLTVAYFAELAHEVVERAGELGTTVMVDETGGDAGRERAMLDDAAESSWVDGVLLSSLGLGSTDLDGMDLAGMSTRMPVVLLGERTASSSLDHVGIDNVAAAHAATTHLIECGRTRVVALGGNGGPIDATSQLRLDGFNRAMTAAGLPVAGRHVGTPDYSRESARAVVTDLMDGPEPPDALFCFSDDLACGALRALYDLGIRVPTDVAVAGFDDAGVSAYLTPGLTSIRQDRTAIARSALEMLYERKSGHELPPRDVTVSYELVVRESTNGAAVTRRS; encoded by the coding sequence GTGAACGACCGGACGCCCGCGAAGGCGGTCACGCTTCGCGACGTGGCCGCCCATGCGGGCGTCTCCCCGCGCACCGTCTCCAACGTGGTCAACGGCTTCGCCCACGTCTCCCCCGCGATGCGTACGAAGGTGCAGGCCTCGATCGAGGCGCTGCGCTACCGCCCCAACCTGCTCGCCCGGAGCCTGAGACAGGGGCGCACCGGGCACATCCTGCTGCTCGTGCCCGACCTGACCGTCGCCTACTTCGCCGAGCTCGCCCACGAGGTCGTCGAGCGCGCCGGCGAGCTCGGCACCACCGTCATGGTCGACGAGACCGGCGGCGACGCCGGCCGGGAGCGCGCGATGCTCGACGACGCTGCCGAGTCGAGCTGGGTCGACGGGGTCCTGCTCAGCTCGCTCGGGCTCGGCAGCACCGATCTGGACGGCATGGACCTGGCCGGGATGAGCACCCGGATGCCGGTCGTGCTCCTCGGCGAGCGCACCGCCAGCTCATCGCTCGACCATGTCGGGATCGACAACGTCGCGGCCGCCCACGCGGCGACCACCCACCTGATCGAGTGCGGGCGCACCCGCGTGGTGGCCCTCGGCGGCAACGGCGGTCCGATCGACGCGACCTCCCAGCTGCGTCTGGACGGCTTCAACCGCGCGATGACCGCGGCCGGCCTCCCCGTCGCAGGCAGACATGTCGGCACACCCGACTACTCCCGGGAGAGCGCCCGCGCCGTCGTCACCGACCTGATGGACGGCCCCGAGCCGCCCGACGCACTGTTCTGCTTCTCCGACGACCTGGCCTGCGGCGCGCTGCGAGCGCTGTACGACCTCGGCATCCGCGTGCCCACCGACGTCGCCGTCGCCGGCTTCGACGACGCCGGCGTCTCGGCCTATCTCACCCCCGGCCTGACCAGCATCCGCCAGGACCGCACCGCCATCGCCCGCAGCGCCCTCGAGATGCTCTACGAACGTAAGTCCGGACACGAGCTGCCGCCGCGCGACGTGACGGTCTCCTACGAGCTCGTGGTGCGCGAGAGCACGAACGGCGCAGCTGTAACACGTCGTTCGTAG